The proteins below are encoded in one region of Paracoccus sp. N5:
- the lgt gene encoding prolipoprotein diacylglyceryl transferase, protein MTDIPWISPEIFTIHLFGMEFSLRWYALAYLVGLLAGWRIMVGLMRRPALWGDRAPMRPGQVEELLTWVILGVVLGGRLGFVLFYEPAYYLANPAQIPLLWQGGMSFHGGFLGVVLASWWFCRRHGIPALRLADALAVATPIGLGLGRVANFINAELWGRPTDAPWGVIFPGEAAQACPGVTGPCARHPSQLYEAGLEGVVLAALLFLLVRAGGLRRPGQALGVFLMGYGLSRFVVEFFRQADAQFITPDNPLGHVLGGPVWGVTMGQLLSLPMVLVGLAFLLRARMRPAVPAAAP, encoded by the coding sequence ATGACCGACATTCCCTGGATCTCGCCCGAGATCTTCACCATCCACCTGTTCGGCATGGAGTTCTCGCTGCGCTGGTATGCGCTGGCCTATCTGGTGGGGCTGCTGGCCGGCTGGCGCATCATGGTCGGGCTGATGCGCCGGCCGGCGCTGTGGGGTGACCGCGCGCCGATGCGGCCGGGCCAGGTCGAGGAGCTGCTGACCTGGGTGATCCTGGGCGTGGTGCTGGGCGGGCGGCTGGGCTTCGTGCTGTTCTACGAGCCGGCCTATTACCTCGCCAACCCCGCGCAGATCCCGCTGCTGTGGCAGGGCGGCATGTCCTTTCACGGCGGGTTCCTGGGCGTGGTGCTGGCGTCCTGGTGGTTCTGCCGGCGCCACGGCATTCCGGCGCTACGGCTGGCCGATGCGCTGGCGGTGGCGACACCGATCGGGTTGGGCCTGGGCCGGGTGGCGAATTTCATCAATGCCGAGCTGTGGGGCCGGCCGACCGATGCGCCCTGGGGGGTGATCTTTCCGGGCGAGGCGGCGCAGGCCTGCCCCGGCGTGACCGGTCCCTGCGCGCGCCACCCGAGCCAGCTCTACGAGGCCGGGCTCGAGGGCGTGGTGCTGGCGGCCCTGCTGTTCCTGCTGGTCCGCGCCGGCGGGTTGCGCCGGCCGGGGCAGGCGCTGGGGGTCTTCCTGATGGGCTATGGCTTGTCGCGCTTCGTGGTCGAGTTCTTCCGCCAGGCCGATGCGCAATTCATCACGCCCGACAACCCGCTGGGCCATGTGCTGGGCGGGCCGGTCTGGGGCGTGACCATGGGCCAGTTGCTGTCGCTGCCGATGGTGCTGGTCGGGCTGGCGTTCCTGCTGCGCGCGCGGATGCGCCCCGCGGTGCCCGCTGCCGCGCCATGA
- a CDS encoding SAM-dependent methyltransferase — protein MTPLARLIAAQIRLSGSMRLDDYMRLCLLHPQHGYYATRDPFGAQGDFTTAPEISQMFGEMIGLALAQAWLDQGSPAPFALAEIGPGRGTLMADILRAIRILPGMAEAAQVHLVEASAHLRQVQRERLGAVTHLDDAAQLPEMPLFLVANEFFDALPIRQFQRVAQGWAERMVTLDDTGALALGLGPAAPGPAAPEGQIRETCPEAAPVVAAIAARIARHGGMALVIDYGDWDGQGDTFQALRRHRPEPVLAHPGEADLTAHVDFRSLADLAAGAGLQVSRMVTQGEWLQRLGIAARAERLAAAGDAGAKAALHRLTAPGEMGHLFKALAFWQPGAPVPPGFEPLDK, from the coding sequence ATGACCCCGCTCGCGCGCCTGATCGCGGCGCAGATCCGGCTGTCGGGGTCGATGCGGCTCGATGACTACATGCGGCTGTGCCTGCTGCATCCGCAGCACGGCTATTACGCGACGCGCGATCCGTTCGGCGCGCAGGGCGACTTCACCACCGCGCCCGAGATCAGCCAGATGTTCGGCGAGATGATCGGTCTGGCGCTGGCGCAGGCCTGGCTGGACCAGGGCAGCCCCGCGCCCTTTGCCCTGGCCGAGATCGGGCCGGGCCGCGGCACGCTGATGGCCGACATCCTGCGCGCCATCCGCATCCTGCCCGGCATGGCCGAGGCGGCGCAGGTGCATCTGGTCGAGGCCTCGGCCCATCTGCGGCAGGTGCAGCGTGAGCGGCTGGGCGCGGTCACGCATCTGGACGACGCCGCGCAACTGCCTGAAATGCCGCTGTTCCTGGTCGCGAACGAGTTCTTCGACGCCCTGCCGATCCGGCAGTTCCAGCGCGTCGCGCAGGGCTGGGCCGAGCGCATGGTCACGCTGGACGACACGGGCGCGCTGGCCCTGGGCCTCGGCCCGGCCGCGCCCGGCCCCGCCGCGCCCGAGGGCCAGATCCGCGAAACCTGTCCCGAGGCCGCGCCCGTCGTCGCCGCCATCGCCGCCCGCATCGCCCGGCATGGCGGTATGGCGCTGGTCATCGACTATGGCGACTGGGACGGGCAGGGCGACACCTTCCAGGCCCTGCGCCGCCACCGCCCCGAGCCGGTCCTGGCCCATCCCGGCGAGGCCGACCTGACCGCGCATGTCGATTTCCGCAGCTTGGCCGATCTGGCGGCCGGCGCGGGCCTGCAGGTTTCGCGCATGGTGACGCAGGGCGAATGGCTCCAGCGGCTGGGCATCGCTGCCCGGGCCGAGCGGCTGGCCGCGGCCGGAGACGCCGGTGCCAAGGCCGCGCTTCATCGCTTGACCGCGCCCGGGGAAATGGGTCACCTGTTCAAGGCGCTGGCCTTCTGGCAACCCGGCGCGCCGGTGCCGCCCGGTTTCGAACCCTTGGACAAGTGA
- the pgeF gene encoding peptidoglycan editing factor PgeF, producing MQTTLEILTHPLLDTVRHGFFTRRGGASSGLFSGLNCGFGSSDQAEIVAINRARVAEAMGVAPGRLATVHQVHSAEVAVLRAGDEAADFTAIRADGIVTDQPGVALAVLTADCQPILLADPQAGVIGAVHAGWRGALSGVIEAAVAAMQDLGATRIRAVIGPTISQRAYEVGPEFMDEVLAEDPGHQRFFAGGPNGRPMFDLPGFGLMRLREAGAEAEWTRHCTYSDPERFFSYRRSTHQNEADYGRLISVIAL from the coding sequence ATGCAGACGACGCTGGAAATCCTGACCCATCCGCTGCTCGACACGGTGCGGCACGGCTTCTTCACCCGGCGCGGCGGCGCCTCCTCGGGGTTGTTTTCCGGGCTGAACTGCGGCTTCGGCTCCAGCGACCAGGCCGAGATCGTGGCCATCAACCGTGCCCGCGTCGCCGAGGCCATGGGCGTCGCGCCCGGCCGGCTCGCGACCGTGCATCAGGTGCATTCGGCCGAGGTCGCGGTGCTGCGCGCCGGCGACGAAGCCGCTGATTTCACGGCGATTCGCGCCGATGGCATCGTCACCGACCAGCCCGGCGTGGCGCTGGCGGTGCTGACCGCCGATTGCCAGCCGATCCTTTTGGCCGACCCGCAGGCGGGGGTGATCGGCGCCGTCCATGCCGGCTGGCGCGGCGCGCTTTCCGGGGTGATCGAGGCCGCCGTCGCCGCGATGCAGGACCTGGGCGCGACCCGCATCCGCGCCGTGATCGGCCCGACGATCAGCCAGCGCGCCTATGAGGTCGGCCCCGAGTTCATGGACGAGGTGCTGGCCGAGGATCCCGGCCACCAGCGCTTCTTCGCCGGAGGCCCGAACGGCCGGCCGATGTTCGACCTGCCGGGCTTTGGCCTGATGCGGCTGCGCGAGGCCGGGGCCGAGGCGGAATGGACCCGGCATTGCACCTATTCCGACCCGGAGCGGTTCTTTTCCTATCGCCGCAGCACGCATCAGAACGAGGCGGATTACGGACGGCTGATCTCGGTCATCGCGCTGTGA
- a CDS encoding ATP-grasp domain-containing protein — protein sequence MQWILQQFEDTRKLADALDRLRIGYSWHKVVPFVGELVPEPEVRDPSAVVMFGSYTLWRYAEARGLRPGVFRIAPFVHEQPWQPFMLNGPDAVFLRVGEIEAALPDDGRGWFIRPVADSKEQAGAVRTAADIRETARKVMSLDADEISHGSLRPDTLMMLTPPARILKEWRIWIVNGNVVTYSLYKEGARVTYRHEIDEDALEFTRTLARLNAGYSPAYVMDICRTEQGLRLLETNCINAAGFYAADLAKLAATLDRLA from the coding sequence ATGCAGTGGATTCTTCAGCAGTTCGAGGACACTCGGAAGCTTGCGGATGCGCTTGACCGACTGCGTATCGGCTACTCATGGCACAAGGTCGTGCCATTCGTGGGTGAACTGGTGCCCGAACCGGAAGTGCGTGACCCGTCGGCGGTGGTGATGTTCGGTTCCTACACGCTGTGGCGCTACGCCGAAGCCAGGGGTCTTCGTCCGGGTGTTTTCCGGATAGCGCCGTTCGTTCATGAACAGCCTTGGCAACCCTTCATGCTTAACGGCCCGGATGCGGTATTTCTTCGTGTTGGCGAGATCGAGGCAGCATTGCCTGACGATGGCCGCGGCTGGTTCATCCGCCCCGTCGCCGACAGCAAGGAACAGGCCGGAGCCGTCAGGACCGCCGCGGACATTCGCGAGACGGCGCGCAAGGTCATGTCGCTCGACGCGGACGAGATCTCCCATGGCTCATTGCGCCCCGACACGCTGATGATGCTGACCCCGCCGGCCCGGATACTGAAGGAATGGCGCATCTGGATCGTGAACGGCAATGTTGTCACCTACTCGCTCTACAAGGAGGGAGCGCGGGTCACCTACCGCCACGAGATCGACGAGGATGCGTTGGAGTTCACCCGGACCCTGGCGCGACTGAACGCAGGCTATTCGCCCGCCTATGTCATGGACATCTGCCGCACGGAACAAGGCCTGAGGCTTCTGGAAACGAACTGCATCAATGCCGCCGGCTTTTATGCGGCTGACCTCGCGAAGCTTGCCGCAACGCTGGACAGGCTGGCCTGA
- a CDS encoding Lrp/AsnC family transcriptional regulator, whose product MSGARLDEIDRKILAELQGDGRMTNVELARRVGISAPPCLRRVRALEEMGYIRGYHAEIDARELGFEVQVFAMVRLQSQSERDLSAFEALARDWPLVRECHMLNGEIDFILKCVSPDLPSFQRFLTESLTAAPNVASVKTSLVIRCAKDEPGVPFQIVEERAAAVG is encoded by the coding sequence ATGAGCGGCGCCAGACTTGACGAGATCGACCGAAAAATCCTGGCAGAGCTTCAGGGCGACGGTCGAATGACCAATGTCGAGCTGGCGCGGCGGGTGGGGATTTCGGCCCCGCCCTGCCTGCGCCGGGTCCGCGCGCTCGAGGAGATGGGCTATATCCGCGGCTATCACGCCGAGATCGACGCCCGCGAACTGGGCTTCGAGGTGCAGGTCTTTGCCATGGTCCGGCTGCAGAGCCAGTCCGAGCGCGACCTCTCGGCCTTTGAAGCGCTGGCCCGCGACTGGCCCTTGGTGCGCGAGTGCCACATGCTGAACGGCGAGATCGACTTCATCCTGAAATGCGTCTCGCCCGACCTGCCGAGCTTCCAGCGCTTCCTGACCGAAAGCCTGACCGCGGCGCCGAACGTGGCCTCGGTCAAGACCTCGCTGGTGATCCGCTGCGCCAAGGACGAGCCGGGCGTGCCGTTCCAGATCGTCGAGGAACGCGCGGCGGCGGTGGGGTGA
- the trxB gene encoding thioredoxin-disulfide reductase produces MSHAAESPDAVLPAHTRVLIVGSGPAGYTAAVYAARAMLSPVLIQGMQPGGQLTITTEVENWPGETEIQGPDLMVKMEAHAKAMGARIFVDTVTRLDLQVRPFVATLDSGARITADAVILATGAQARWLGLPSEEKFKGFGVSACATCDGFFYRNREVVVIGGGNTAVEEALFLTNFASKVTLVHRRDSLRAEKILQERLFRHPKVSVLWDHELAEVEGTEAPLGVTGVKVRHVTQGTEQVIPADGVFIAIGHAPASELVADQLELHNGGYVKVEPGSTRTSIPGVFAAGDLTDHVYRQAVTSAGMGCMAALDAERWLAEHDMAGAPNPQAAEIPA; encoded by the coding sequence ATGTCACATGCCGCCGAAAGCCCCGATGCCGTGCTGCCCGCCCATACCAGGGTGCTGATCGTGGGTTCGGGCCCGGCGGGCTATACCGCCGCCGTCTATGCCGCGCGCGCCATGCTGAGCCCGGTGCTGATCCAGGGCATGCAGCCCGGCGGCCAGCTGACCATCACCACCGAGGTCGAGAACTGGCCCGGCGAGACCGAGATCCAGGGCCCCGACCTGATGGTGAAGATGGAGGCCCATGCCAAGGCGATGGGCGCGCGCATCTTCGTCGATACGGTGACCAGGCTGGACCTGCAGGTGCGGCCCTTTGTCGCGACGCTGGATTCCGGGGCGCGCATCACCGCCGATGCGGTGATCCTGGCCACCGGGGCGCAGGCGCGCTGGCTGGGCCTGCCGAGCGAGGAGAAGTTCAAGGGCTTCGGCGTCTCGGCCTGCGCCACCTGCGACGGCTTCTTCTATCGCAACCGCGAGGTGGTGGTGATCGGCGGCGGCAATACCGCGGTGGAAGAGGCGCTGTTCCTGACCAATTTCGCCAGCAAGGTGACGCTGGTGCATCGCCGCGACAGCCTGCGGGCGGAAAAGATCCTGCAGGAGCGGCTGTTCCGCCATCCCAAGGTCTCGGTGCTGTGGGACCATGAACTGGCCGAGGTCGAGGGCACCGAGGCGCCGCTGGGCGTGACCGGGGTCAAGGTCCGCCACGTCACGCAGGGGACCGAGCAGGTGATCCCGGCGGACGGGGTCTTCATCGCCATCGGCCATGCGCCGGCTTCCGAGCTGGTCGCGGATCAGCTGGAGCTGCACAACGGCGGCTATGTGAAGGTCGAGCCGGGCAGCACCCGGACCTCGATCCCCGGCGTGTTCGCGGCGGGCGACCTGACCGATCACGTCTATCGCCAGGCGGTGACCAGCGCCGGCATGGGCTGCATGGCGGCGCTGGATGCCGAGCGCTGGCTGGCCGAGCATGACATGGCCGGCGCCCCGAACCCGCAGGCGGCCGAGATCCCGGCGTGA
- a CDS encoding Crp/Fnr family transcriptional regulator, whose product MQETTGKTSRGPGIARDPHHGLPWFPYARWDTLLPDLLDGISPERRRAFYAECTPRAYPQGAEILRQGEEAYAAFLIVEGRVEVTFVDVNGNTVLAHVAGPGEVMGEVELFSGKTCAASCRALPDSKLLIFNEALLMKYVSAQRLLKNFAAILHGRLVRDNRLHAIAQFYPAEARICLHLLRLSSDRAEVHVSQSQIALLAGCTRQTVNRTLAQLRDQRIIEMGRGMIRVLDPGRLTHKQLV is encoded by the coding sequence TTGCAGGAGACGACAGGCAAGACCTCGCGCGGTCCCGGGATCGCCCGCGATCCGCATCACGGCCTGCCCTGGTTTCCCTATGCGCGCTGGGACACCCTGCTGCCCGACCTGCTGGACGGCATATCCCCGGAACGCCGCCGCGCCTTCTATGCCGAATGCACGCCGCGCGCCTATCCGCAGGGGGCCGAGATCCTGCGCCAGGGCGAAGAGGCCTATGCCGCCTTCCTGATCGTCGAGGGTCGGGTCGAAGTCACCTTCGTCGACGTGAACGGCAACACCGTGCTCGCCCATGTCGCGGGCCCGGGCGAGGTGATGGGCGAGGTCGAGCTGTTCTCGGGCAAGACCTGCGCCGCGAGCTGCCGCGCGCTGCCGGACAGCAAGCTGCTGATCTTCAACGAGGCGCTGCTGATGAAATATGTCTCGGCCCAGCGGCTGCTGAAGAATTTCGCCGCCATCCTGCATGGCCGGCTGGTGCGCGACAACCGGCTGCACGCCATCGCCCAGTTCTACCCGGCCGAGGCGCGCATCTGCCTGCATCTCTTGCGGCTCAGCAGCGACCGGGCCGAGGTCCACGTCAGCCAGTCGCAGATCGCGCTGCTGGCCGGCTGCACGCGCCAGACGGTGAACCGCACGCTGGCGCAGCTGCGCGATCAGCGCATCATCGAGATGGGGCGCGGCATGATCCGGGTGCTGGACCCGGGCCGGCTGACCCACAAGCAGCTGGTCTAG
- a CDS encoding DUF1150 domain-containing protein, whose protein sequence is MNEKFDFGSALNDSTGNTVYIRRVAMDTLPDEVRRQVPGVDALYAVHGIDGERLALVKDRSLAFMLARQNELTPVSVH, encoded by the coding sequence ATGAACGAGAAATTCGATTTCGGATCGGCGCTGAACGACAGCACCGGCAATACCGTCTACATCCGCCGCGTGGCCATGGACACGCTGCCCGACGAGGTGCGCCGCCAGGTGCCCGGCGTCGATGCGCTCTATGCCGTGCATGGCATCGACGGCGAGCGGCTGGCCCTGGTCAAGGACCGCAGCCTGGCCTTCATGCTGGCGCGCCAGAACGAGTTGACGCCGGTCAGCGTCCACTGA
- a CDS encoding Hsp20 family protein, with translation MTKISLAAHPFLLGFDQLERLAERAAKGAEGYPPYNIEHQGPNGFRITLAVAGFSEDDLAITLEDRQLVIRGRQAEPEDERVFLHRGIAARAFQRSFVLADGVEVVAARLENGLLDIDLRRAVPDSIVQTIPISRK, from the coding sequence ATGACCAAGATCAGTCTGGCCGCTCATCCGTTCCTGCTGGGGTTCGACCAGTTGGAGCGGCTGGCCGAACGCGCCGCCAAGGGCGCCGAGGGCTATCCGCCCTACAATATCGAACACCAGGGGCCGAACGGCTTCCGCATCACCCTGGCCGTCGCCGGTTTTTCCGAGGACGACCTGGCCATTACGCTCGAGGATCGCCAGCTGGTGATTCGCGGCCGCCAGGCCGAGCCCGAGGATGAGCGGGTGTTCCTGCACCGGGGCATCGCCGCCCGCGCCTTCCAGCGCAGCTTCGTGCTGGCCGATGGCGTCGAGGTGGTGGCGGCCCGGCTGGAAAACGGGCTCCTGGACATAGACCTGCGCCGCGCGGTGCCCGACAGCATCGTCCAGACCATACCGATCAGCCGCAAGTGA
- a CDS encoding DUF465 domain-containing protein encodes MNAQHEMSHEEIARARLEVLRREHRDLDEAIAALVSQSLTHSLTLQRLKKQKLVLKDRIARLEDELTPDIIA; translated from the coding sequence ATGAACGCCCAACACGAGATGTCCCACGAAGAGATCGCGCGCGCCCGGCTCGAGGTGCTTCGTCGCGAACATCGCGACCTGGACGAGGCCATCGCCGCGCTGGTCAGCCAGTCGCTGACCCATTCGCTGACGCTGCAGCGGCTGAAGAAGCAGAAGCTGGTGCTGAAGGACCGCATCGCCCGGCTCGAGGACGAGCTGACCCCCGACATCATCGCCTGA
- the purE gene encoding 5-(carboxyamino)imidazole ribonucleotide mutase, with the protein MMEKPVGIIMGSQSDWPTMREAAAILDELGIGYEARIVSAHRTPDRLWDYGKTAVARGLRVIIAGAGGAAHLPGMMASKTRVPVIGVPVQTRALSGVDSLYSILQMPKGYPVATMAIGAAGAANAGLMAAGILALSDPDLAARLEAWRQALSDSIPEEPKDE; encoded by the coding sequence ATGATGGAAAAACCCGTCGGAATCATCATGGGCAGCCAGTCCGACTGGCCCACCATGCGCGAGGCGGCCGCGATCCTGGACGAGTTGGGCATCGGCTACGAGGCGCGTATCGTCAGCGCCCATCGCACGCCCGACCGGCTGTGGGATTACGGCAAGACGGCGGTGGCGCGCGGCCTGCGGGTCATCATCGCCGGCGCCGGCGGGGCCGCGCATCTGCCGGGCATGATGGCCAGCAAGACGCGGGTGCCGGTGATCGGCGTGCCGGTGCAGACTAGGGCGCTGTCCGGCGTCGATTCGCTTTATTCCATCCTGCAGATGCCCAAGGGCTATCCGGTCGCGACCATGGCGATCGGCGCCGCCGGCGCGGCCAATGCCGGGCTGATGGCGGCGGGCATCCTGGCGCTCTCGGACCCCGATCTGGCGGCGCGGCTGGAGGCCTGGCGCCAGGCGCTGAGCGATTCCATCCCCGAGGAGCCGAAAGATGAGTGA
- a CDS encoding 5-(carboxyamino)imidazole ribonucleotide synthase, whose translation MSELPQGSVIGILGGGQLGRMLSVAASRLGYRCHVYEPGAAPAGDVAHAVTNAPYEDAAALRAFAGAVDVITYEFENVPTSALDLLESLRPIRPNRRALAVSQDRLTEKDFLAGIGLRTAPYRNVETEADLPAALAALGAPAILKTRRMGYDGKGQIRFSDAGQRDWTGAPSVLEGFVDFSAEISVIVARGADGQVAAYDPGLNLHREGILRTTTVPCGLPARLLTDAVLMAAKIVNALDYVGVMGVELFVTPQGLVVNEIAPRVHNSGHWTQAGCAVDQFEQHIRAVAGLPLGDGQRYADVEMENLIGDDILRLPELLRRPRTQLHLYGKGEARPGRKMGHVNRVL comes from the coding sequence ATGAGTGAGCTGCCGCAAGGATCGGTGATCGGCATCCTGGGCGGCGGGCAGCTGGGGCGGATGCTGTCCGTCGCGGCCAGTCGCCTGGGCTATCGCTGCCATGTCTACGAGCCGGGCGCGGCCCCCGCCGGCGACGTGGCCCATGCCGTGACGAATGCGCCCTATGAGGACGCGGCGGCGCTGCGGGCATTCGCCGGCGCGGTCGATGTCATCACCTATGAATTCGAGAATGTGCCGACCTCGGCGCTGGATCTGCTGGAATCGCTGCGCCCGATCCGGCCCAATCGCCGGGCGCTGGCGGTGTCGCAGGACCGGCTGACCGAGAAGGATTTCCTGGCGGGCATCGGCCTGCGCACCGCGCCCTATCGCAATGTGGAAACCGAGGCCGACCTGCCCGCCGCGCTGGCGGCCCTGGGCGCGCCCGCGATCCTGAAGACCCGGCGCATGGGCTATGACGGCAAGGGCCAGATCCGGTTTTCGGATGCGGGCCAGCGCGACTGGACCGGGGCGCCTTCGGTGCTGGAGGGGTTCGTGGATTTCTCGGCCGAGATCAGCGTCATCGTCGCGCGCGGCGCGGACGGCCAGGTCGCAGCCTATGATCCAGGCCTGAACCTGCATCGCGAGGGCATCCTGCGCACCACCACCGTGCCCTGCGGCCTGCCGGCGCGCCTGCTGACCGATGCGGTGCTGATGGCGGCCAAGATCGTCAATGCGCTGGACTATGTCGGCGTCATGGGGGTCGAGCTGTTCGTGACGCCGCAAGGCTTGGTGGTGAACGAGATCGCGCCGCGGGTGCATAACTCGGGGCACTGGACCCAGGCGGGCTGCGCCGTGGACCAGTTCGAGCAGCATATCCGTGCCGTTGCCGGCCTGCCGCTGGGCGACGGCCAGCGTTACGCCGATGTCGAGATGGAGAACCTGATCGGCGACGACATCCTGCGCCTGCCCGAGCTCTTGCGCCGCCCGCGCACGCAGCTGCATCTTTATGGCAAGGGCGAGGCGCGTCCCGGCCGCAAGATGGGCCACGTCAACCGGGTGCTCTAG
- the cobD gene encoding threonine-phosphate decarboxylase CobD, producing the protein MRDHGGDIDRAAGRFGGGDWIDLSTGINRRPWPAGPLSAHALTALPTQADRTALHAAAAGRFGCPTDQVLALAGASAAIQLLPHVLMGHRAAVLSPTYNEHAASLSAAGWQVQQVTDPMRLAAADLAVIVNPNNPDGRSFTPAEIADIAGMVTHLVVDESFADARPDLSVAGRRPANVTVLRSFGKFWGLAGLRLGFALGEAELLARLAQRAGPWSVSGPAIQIGTQALADDAWHADAVTWLSEAALHLDQIVTPHWPLVGGTHLFRLYRTPDATAAQGRLARAGIWSRIFPWHPHWIRLGIPGDREEFDRVARAL; encoded by the coding sequence ATGCGGGACCATGGCGGCGACATCGACCGGGCGGCGGGCCGCTTTGGCGGAGGCGACTGGATCGACCTCTCGACCGGGATCAACCGCCGGCCCTGGCCGGCCGGGCCGCTGTCCGCCCATGCCCTGACGGCGCTGCCGACCCAAGCCGACAGGACCGCGCTGCATGCCGCCGCCGCCGGCCGATTCGGCTGCCCGACGGATCAGGTGCTGGCGCTCGCCGGCGCCTCGGCGGCGATCCAGCTTCTGCCGCATGTGCTGATGGGCCATCGCGCGGCGGTGCTGTCGCCGACCTATAACGAGCACGCGGCCAGCCTTTCCGCCGCCGGCTGGCAGGTGCAGCAGGTCACCGACCCCATGCGGCTGGCCGCTGCCGATCTCGCGGTGATCGTGAACCCGAACAACCCGGACGGGCGCAGCTTCACCCCGGCCGAGATCGCCGATATCGCCGGCATGGTCACGCATCTGGTGGTGGACGAAAGCTTTGCCGATGCCCGCCCCGACCTGTCGGTGGCAGGCCGGCGGCCGGCGAATGTGACCGTGCTGCGCTCCTTCGGCAAGTTCTGGGGCCTGGCCGGGCTGCGGCTGGGCTTCGCCTTGGGCGAGGCCGAACTGCTGGCCCGGCTGGCGCAGCGCGCCGGACCCTGGAGCGTCTCGGGCCCGGCGATCCAGATCGGCACCCAGGCTTTGGCGGACGACGCCTGGCACGCCGACGCCGTGACCTGGCTTTCCGAGGCGGCGCTGCATCTCGACCAGATCGTGACGCCGCACTGGCCGCTGGTCGGCGGCACGCATCTGTTCCGGCTCTACCGGACGCCCGACGCCACGGCGGCGCAGGGCCGGCTGGCCCGCGCCGGGATCTGGAGCCGGATCTTTCCCTGGCATCCGCACTGGATCCGCCTTGGCATCCCCGGCGACCGCGAGGAATTCGACCGCGTGGCGCGGGCGCTCTAG
- a CDS encoding YbjN domain-containing protein, with amino-acid sequence MAQLDFIHSEDIHPIDIVETVAAHHEWDFDRLAEDQIAMAVEGQWRSYSITLAWSGRDEVLRLICTFDMDPPAEKLPALYEVLNLANDQVWDGGFTFWAPQKLMVWRYGLVLSGEAIALPSQIDQMIRNAVENAERFYPCFQLACWGDASPEAAMDIALSEAYGRA; translated from the coding sequence ATGGCACAGTTGGATTTCATCCACAGCGAGGACATCCATCCCATCGATATCGTCGAGACGGTCGCCGCCCATCACGAATGGGATTTCGACCGGCTGGCCGAGGACCAGATCGCCATGGCGGTCGAGGGGCAATGGCGCAGCTATTCCATCACCCTGGCCTGGTCGGGGCGGGACGAGGTGCTGCGGCTGATCTGCACCTTCGACATGGACCCGCCGGCCGAGAAGCTGCCGGCGCTTTACGAGGTCTTGAACCTGGCCAACGACCAGGTCTGGGACGGCGGCTTTACCTTCTGGGCGCCGCAGAAGCTGATGGTCTGGCGTTACGGCCTGGTGCTGTCCGGCGAGGCCATCGCGCTGCCGTCGCAGATCGACCAGATGATCCGCAACGCGGTCGAGAATGCCGAGCGCTTCTATCCCTGTTTCCAGCTGGCCTGCTGGGGCGATGCCTCGCCCGAGGCGGCCATGGACATCGCCCTGTCCGAGGCCTACGGTCGCGCCTGA